CCTTTCCTGTTTTGTGTTTGAGTCGCTTTTTGAAATATTTACACGCGGATCATGTTTTCAGAAATCATTTTTAAAAAACGTTTTATATTGGGGTTGACCGAATCGGATTGAAAATTTATTCTCCCCGCACCATCAGCAATCACGCTGATTGACAAACTTCGAAAACACAATTCCTGATAACATCACACCTCAGATTGACAGTTATCAATTCCTTTTTCAACCTTCAAGCAAATACCGGTGTCCGTTGAGCGATTTTATTCTCTCAATGGAAAGATCGAATGCCCAAAGCACGGAAGCTGCGGCATCGATCTTTTTGAAGCTGTCAAAGCAATCTGTCAGCTGTCTCGAATCAATCAAGACACAGAAAATATAAGAGCGAACAATCGCCTCCCGGAAGTAGTACAAGTCCTTCCCCCCCCTGGGCTACTGCTTCCGGGAATTTTTATGCGCACTGCCTGACGGAAGCATCTCGATTAATGAGATGCTTCCGCGGCATTCTTTGAGGGGATTAACCTTCGCCGGGAAATCCATCCATCTTGCCGATGACAACGATACCCGATTCTGAAACGGTAAATCCACGGCGTTTGTCCTGCTCCAGGTCATAGCCGATTTCGCAATTTTTGGGGATCGAAACCCCTTTATCGATAATCGCGTTCCGAATTTTGGCATGGCGGCCGACATTCACACCGGAGAACAAAATCGAATTATCGACTTCCGCCCAACTATTGACGCGCACGTTGGTCGAAATGATCGACTGACTGACGCGGCCCCCCGAGATAATCGAACCCGGACAGACCGTACTGTCTACCGCCTGCCCCACACGAGGCTTGGAACCTTCACTCTGGGCAAACACGAACTTCGGAGGTGGTTCCGGCGGTTGATAAGATCGAATCGGCCAAGTGTTATCGTACAGGTTTAATTGCGGGTGTACCGAGACCAGGTCCATATTCGCCTCGTAAAAGGCGTCAATCGTTCCCACATCCCGCCAGTAATGCCCGTCCCCCGTATTTTTATCCTGAAAGGGATACGCGCGGATGAGATGATCATCGATGATGGAAGGAATAATATTCTTGCCGAAATCGTGCGAACTGTCTAACTGCGTCGCATCATAACACAAACGCTCAAACAGAAAATTCGTGTTGAAGACATAGATGCCCATCGAAGCCAGACTTTTATCAGGGTGATTGGGCATCGGTGCGGGTGAAGCCGGTTTTTCTTCAAACTTGACCACGCGCATATCCTCGTCAACGCCCATCACGCCGAACTGGGTTGCTTCGGTCCGATCGACGGGGATACAGCCGATCGTGACTTCTGCGCCGGATTCCTTATGATCCCGAATCAGTTTCGAGTAATCCATCTTGTAGATGTGATCGCCGGAGAGAATCAAAATATGTTCTGAACGAGCACGTTCGATGGTGTAAATATTCTGGTAAACCGCATCCGCGGTTCCCTGATACCACTGCTCATCAATCCGCTGTTGCGGCGGCAGCACGTCAACGAATTCATTGAGCTCCCGGCAGAGAAACCGCCAGCCCAGATTGATATGGCGATCCAGGCTGGCTGCTTTATATTGCGTCAGAATCAGAATCCGACGTAAACCACTGTTAATACAGTTGGAAAGAGTAAAATCGATAATCCGATATCCGCCTCCAAACGGAACCGCAGGCTTCGCCCGATCCCGGGTGAGGGGCTCCAGTCGCGTTCCTTTACCGCCGGCCAGAACCAAAGCCAAAACATTTCGCATTCTTGCTCCCTCCCTAAATATGGAACACGATCTCAGCGGACGAATTCCATTATCCGCGATCACGTTTCGTAAATAAATAACGTATGATCTCTATGTTGTAGCATGCTCCGACGATGAAAGGAATTCTAAAAAATCTCCGATTTGATGAACTTGGCTTTTCTTATGAAAAAAACAGGATCGAAGCCAGAGTGATTTTACCCAAAGCAGGTTTTCATTTTTGCAAATTCATGAACTTCACATTGTTTTGATCGTTCTAGCTTCTCTCCGCGAATTGATCGATTTATAATCCGAGGTGTTACCCTCTCACCTTAGCTTCCGGAGAACGCAGCCATGAGTAATTCAGATGAAAAACTCACCAAGTCTTTTTACGATCGCATCAGCCATTCCTATGACATGATCGCCGACTCTAACGAGCATGTCGCCCGCGAAAAAGGGCTGAAAGCGCTGGCCATTTCCGCAGGGGAAACCGTACTGGAAATCGGCTACGGCACCGGTCACTCACTGGTAACGCTGGCGGAAGCGGTGGGAGAATCGGGCAAGGTTTATGGCGTCGACATCTCGGACGGGATGAAAAAAGTCTCTGAAAAACGAGTCGCGGAAGCGGGGCTCGCCGATCGTGTCGAACTGTCTGTCGCCAATACGCCGCCACTCCCGTTCGACGAGAACACGTTTGATGTGGTCAGCATGAGCTTTACGCTGGAGCTGTTCCCGCTGGAGACGATTCCCGAAGTGCTTAAGGAAATCAGACGCGTATTAAAGCCGAACGGACGACTGGGCGTGGTTTCCATGGCGCTGCCTAAAGAGGGAGACAATGACAGCTTCCTGGAGAAAACTTACAAATGGATGCACCAGCACTTCCCGCATATTGTCGACTGCCAGCCCATCAATGCCGTCGGTTTACTGAAAGACGCCGGCTTTGAGATCAAGTCGGAACAGACGCTGGATATCTGGACCATGCCTGTAGCGGCTCTGGTCGGGCAATCACCAGACTGATCCGGAGTAGCACTTCTTTTCAGAATCAGCCTTTTCGGGAACCCGACAATCTATGTCTTCAGATCAACCAGCGCCAGTGGCCGAATCGACGGAACGCTACCTGCAAAAGCTGAGCCTGTGGGACACGGTCAACATCATTATCGGAATCGTGATCGGCGTTTCGATCTTTAAAGTGCCAAGTGCAGTATTCAGTTTTTCCGGCTCCATCGAAGCGGGCTTTGTCGTCTGGGGACTGGGAGGCATCCTGATGCTGGCCGGTGCACTCTGTTATTCCGAGCTGGCTGCCGCGATCCCAGAGACGGGGGGAGACTATGTTTTTCTCTCGCGCACTTACGGCCACGGAACCGGCTTTCTGTTTGGCTGGGCTCAATTCATCGTCATCAACCCGGCCAACATCGGCATCATGTCATATGTCTTCGCAGACTATGCGGTTTCGTTTTTACAAGGCCCGAATACCGAAACATCCAACAGCTGGACAGTGACGCTGGCTTCTTTGTCGGTCTGTAGCCTGATCTTTTTGAATCTGCTGGGGCTGGTCGTGGGGAAATGGGCGCAGAACATTCTAACGCTGGCGAAAGTCATTGGACTCGCTGCGATCGCCGGTGCCGGGATCTATCTCGGCATGACCAACACGACGCCGGTGCCCGAAACAGTCGGCGGCGAGTCGGGTTCCGGAGCCAATCTGGGGCTGGCGATGGTGTTCGTACTGTATGCATTTGGCGGCTGGAATGACGCCGCGTTCGTGGCTGCGGAAGTCAAAGAACCGGGCCGAAATATTCCGCGGGCACTGATGGTCGGCACAATCGGCATCCTGTTGATTTATCTGCTGATCAACGCGGCCTACCTGTTCGGCCTGGGCTATCAGGGACTGCTCGATTCCCCCACACCAGCCGCCACGCTGCTGGGAAATGCCTGGGGAGATCCGGGGCAGAAACTGATCAGTGTGATCATCATGATTTCCTCTCTGGGCGCGATCAACGGTTTGATCCTGACCGGCTCGCGGGTGAATGTCCGTCTGGGAATGGATCATCGGTTCTTTGCGATGCTGGCCCGCTGGAATCATCGCGTCAACGCCCCGATTTACTCACTGCTCACGCAGGGGTTGATTTCGGTTGCCATGATCGTACTGGTCGGCACCGGTGCCGGCCAAAGTCTGCTCGAACTCCCATTTCAACTACTGAACTGGGACATCATCAAGTGGGAGGATTACGGGGGCGGCTTTGAAACCCTGCTGGCAGCGACAGCGCCCCTGTTCTGGATTTTCTTCCTGCTGACCGGCCTGAGCTTGATCCTGCTGCGTTTTAAACTCCCCGATCTGAAACGTCCATTTCGCGTGCCCCTCTATCCGATTACGCCGCTGCTGTTCTGCGGCACTTCGCTTTACATGCTGTATTCCAGCCTGATGTATGCCTGGGGACTGACGCTCTTGGGAGTGATCCCGATTCTGATCGGCGTGCCTCTGTACTGGATGAGCCGCAACAAGCAGTCAGACGTTCCCAATTAGCCGCAGGGCGTTCGCGCCGGTTCCTTCCCATTCCATTTTTGACTGCACATGTTGATGTCTTTCTTTTCCCGGGACTCATTCGAATAAAGCAACACTAACTGGCATGCAAACGCATCATTGCGTAATATGAATGTCCATCGAAACTGAAACCTACCCCGGTCTTTTATTACTGGATCACAACCATGAAATCACGCGCTTCTTTGATGCCCCTCGCCATACTGTTTCTGATGCAGACGGTTTCCTTCCCTGTGTTTGCGGAAGAAACCAAAACGATTGAACCGCTGGAACTGCCGAAAGTCGATGCTTCGTTTCAGCCGCCCTATTATAGCACGACCTACGAACAACCCACCGATCCGAAAGAAGGGCAACTGCAGATTGGGGTGACTTATACTCTGTGGATTCCCGAAGGGCTTAAAGAGGTCCGCGGGATTATTGTGCATCAGCACGGCTGTGGTTCAGGTTCCTGCACGGGGAGCGTGACGGCGGCCCACGATCTGCACTGGCAGGAACTGGCGCGAAAAAACAACTGTGCCCTGCTCGGCCCCAGCTTTCATCAGGCGAAAGAACAGAACTGCCGCCTGTGGTGTGATCCGCGGAACGGCTCAAACAAAGTCTTCATCGAATCACTGAAGAAGCTGGCGAAACACTCGGGTCATCCAGAAGTCGCAACCGCACCCTGGTGTTTGTGGGGACATTCGGGAGGCGGGTTCTGGTCGAGCCTGATGCAGATGGAATACCCCGAACGAATTGTCGCGATCTGGTTTCAGTCGGGAACCGCCTTTGGCTACTGGACCGCCGGCGAGATTACTGCGCCCACCATTCCCGAGGCAGCGATGCAGATTCCGATGATGGCCAACCCCGGTCTTAAAGAGAAAGAAAATAAACGTTTCAGCCGTGCCTGGACGGGCAGCCTGGCGATGTTTAAAGACTACCGCGCCAAAGGCGCCCCGATCGGCTTTGCCCCCGATCCTAAAACGGGTCACGAAACAGGCGACTCACGTTATCTGGCGATCCCCTTCTTCAACGCCTGTCTGCAAATGCGTCTGCCAGAGAAAGTGGGCGAACCTTTAAAAACCATCGATGTGAGCGAAGGCTGGTTGGCACCGCTGAACAGCGAAGAGACGCCCGTTCCGTTCGCGGATTATAAGGGAGACAAGGCAACTGCTGTCTGGCTGCCGAACAAGACCGTCGCGATGGCCTGGCTCGACTTTGTCAAAACGGGAGCCACCAAAGACACCACGCCGCCCCCGGCACCGACCAACGTCAAAGTCGATTCTTCGACCGGCAAGATCACCTGGACCGCACCAACCGACTTCGAGAGCGGCCTGCATTCCTTCATCATCGAACGCAACGGCAAACAGATCGGCCAGCTTCCCGAAAAACCGACCAACCGTTTCGGGCGCCCGCTGTTTCAGGGCATGAGCTACGGGGATACGCCGGTGCTGCCGCTGTTAAAATTTCAATTCGTCGACAAGACAGCGGAAAACGGAAAGCAGTACCAGTATCGTGTAAAAGCGGTGAATACGGCGGGACTGCAATCGAAGTAGTTATTTTACTACCACGAATAGCGCGAAAAAATGTAGCGACTGTCTTAAAAATTCAGGAATTTCTCACGTTTGCCTCCCATTGTTTTCCTTCTTTGACCATGGTGTTGAGAATGATGAGCAGTTTGCGCATGGCAGCCACGAGTGCGACCATTTTCGGTTTTCCGTTTTTGACGAGCCGTTTATAGAACGCACTGATGATCGGGTTGTGCCTCAAGGCCACTACGGTGGGCATGTACAATCCGTTCCGGATCCGGACTCGTCCTCCGCCAATCGTCCGTCTTCCCCTCATGGTTCCGCTGTCGCGGTTCGTGGGTGCGACACCGACTAACCGTGAGATCTGCTTTCGATTCAGGCTCCCCAGTTCCGGCAGATCTGAGATGAGCAGAGTTGCCGTGATACTGGCGATGCCTGGTACCGATTGCAGGATTTTCGAACGTTTACGGGACTCCTCGTCGGCGTCAATCAGTGCCTTCAGTTCCTTCTCGATCTGCCTGAGCTGTTCTTTGTGGAAAGCAATGGATTGTTCAATCATCTTGATGACGTCCTGGTCCACAATGGTCTCCAGACGGTTCTTTTCCTGGATGATCATCTTGCTGGTCTGTTCCCGGCGAGAAGTAAATTCACGCATTTTCTGCTGGGCCTCTGTTAAAGGTGGAGTGAGCCGTGGGTCCATCACCTCGGCATATTCCCTGATGATGCGCGCGTCAATCTCATCGGTTTTGGCCAGTTGATTCTTCGCTCGGGCAAAGTCCCGGATAAGTCGGGGATTGACAACCGAAACAGGAATCTGGTGCTTGTGCAGACAGGCAACCAGCCTGTTTTCCCAGCCGCCGGTTGCTTCCAGGCAGACTCGAATTGGCTGAAGCTTCATAAGGACAGCGATGAACTTTTTTCTCCCGGCTGGTGTGTAGTGATAAACGACGGACTTGGAACGATCTGGGAAACTGACATCAAACTTGGCTTTTGAAATATCAATTCCGACGTCTTCTGTGTTAAGCTGATGCATGCTAAGGCCCTTCCTTGCAAATACGAGCTGGTGGTGGTGCACCGCTCAGGCGACTGTACGGGTTAAGGCATGAGAAGCGAGTGGCGATCCAGCTACGAATCGGTCTTTAAGACCAGGGGCGGACACGATCTGACACTCGCCACTAATGCTTCCCGCCTTTAAAGGCGGGAAGCATTGGCTTTATCTGCCTATCAAAACAAAGAACTCTAGACAGTCAAGAGCAGATACAAGGGGCCGACCCATGTGTCGGCCCGTGGTATCGATGTGGAATGCAGGAGGTTGTGCGAACTTTTCTCTGATTCCCTCGTTCGGCTCACCACAACAGAGTATAGCCAGGCGGGTCAACACATGGGTTGACCCCTACATTGAACCGGAATCAACGATACACATTTTTCGTGTGGTTTCGTGGTAGTCCATTTTTTCACGGTTCCCGATGTTTCGGTGTGGACTGTTTATCTGAGGTCGTTCAGGGGATATCTGATAGGATTCTCTCTCGTGTCGTACTCACTGTTAGCAAGTGTCAAGACCGGACACATTGGTAACACTCATGTAAACAGTTATACGACTTCATTACTGGGATTTCGTGATCCCGGCTCTGTTCGGTGGATTCTTTTCAACGGCGTGAGGGAGTCAACAGAAAATGGAAATTTTTTATACGGGAATCTGTGCCGAGCAGTTGTCCATGGAAGACGGGGGATGTCCCAAGTGGCGCAGAAGTGCGCCGAAGTGTGTCGACCCGCATAAGTTTCAGCCCGCGATTTTTTCAAAAATGGCTGAAACCAGCGGGTTTTATAGTACTCATATTTTCAACATGCTCGATCTGCACCTGAAACGAGGGTGCTCATTCGCGCGCGCGACGCATAACTCCGGAGTTTCGGGAATACCGCGTTCGGTTCAAGAGCGGGTTTATTCAGTCGCAGAGATATTGATGCACTGGTGCTGGATGTTAAGCGGGCGTAGAACCGTTATTCGCAATTTGAATGCTGGTTCAAAAACGGTGGCTGGCGCCATTCCGCTCACAATTCTATTACTCGCCGGGATATTTTTCCCAGCGGTAGGCGAGTTTCGAATTTTTCCAGAAGACTTTGTCGAGGGCCGACTGGCCTTTGTCCTGCAGGTAGTCGACGAGGATTTTCTGCAGCGTGACATAGTCGGCGGCGCGTTCGGAA
This window of the Gimesia fumaroli genome carries:
- the glgC gene encoding glucose-1-phosphate adenylyltransferase, with protein sequence MRNVLALVLAGGKGTRLEPLTRDRAKPAVPFGGGYRIIDFTLSNCINSGLRRILILTQYKAASLDRHINLGWRFLCRELNEFVDVLPPQQRIDEQWYQGTADAVYQNIYTIERARSEHILILSGDHIYKMDYSKLIRDHKESGAEVTIGCIPVDRTEATQFGVMGVDEDMRVVKFEEKPASPAPMPNHPDKSLASMGIYVFNTNFLFERLCYDATQLDSSHDFGKNIIPSIIDDHLIRAYPFQDKNTGDGHYWRDVGTIDAFYEANMDLVSVHPQLNLYDNTWPIRSYQPPEPPPKFVFAQSEGSKPRVGQAVDSTVCPGSIISGGRVSQSIISTNVRVNSWAEVDNSILFSGVNVGRHAKIRNAIIDKGVSIPKNCEIGYDLEQDKRRGFTVSESGIVVIGKMDGFPGEG
- a CDS encoding class I SAM-dependent methyltransferase is translated as MSNSDEKLTKSFYDRISHSYDMIADSNEHVAREKGLKALAISAGETVLEIGYGTGHSLVTLAEAVGESGKVYGVDISDGMKKVSEKRVAEAGLADRVELSVANTPPLPFDENTFDVVSMSFTLELFPLETIPEVLKEIRRVLKPNGRLGVVSMALPKEGDNDSFLEKTYKWMHQHFPHIVDCQPINAVGLLKDAGFEIKSEQTLDIWTMPVAALVGQSPD
- a CDS encoding APC family permease, which gives rise to MSSDQPAPVAESTERYLQKLSLWDTVNIIIGIVIGVSIFKVPSAVFSFSGSIEAGFVVWGLGGILMLAGALCYSELAAAIPETGGDYVFLSRTYGHGTGFLFGWAQFIVINPANIGIMSYVFADYAVSFLQGPNTETSNSWTVTLASLSVCSLIFLNLLGLVVGKWAQNILTLAKVIGLAAIAGAGIYLGMTNTTPVPETVGGESGSGANLGLAMVFVLYAFGGWNDAAFVAAEVKEPGRNIPRALMVGTIGILLIYLLINAAYLFGLGYQGLLDSPTPAATLLGNAWGDPGQKLISVIIMISSLGAINGLILTGSRVNVRLGMDHRFFAMLARWNHRVNAPIYSLLTQGLISVAMIVLVGTGAGQSLLELPFQLLNWDIIKWEDYGGGFETLLAATAPLFWIFFLLTGLSLILLRFKLPDLKRPFRVPLYPITPLLFCGTSLYMLYSSLMYAWGLTLLGVIPILIGVPLYWMSRNKQSDVPN
- a CDS encoding IS110 family RNA-guided transposase; translation: MHQLNTEDVGIDISKAKFDVSFPDRSKSVVYHYTPAGRKKFIAVLMKLQPIRVCLEATGGWENRLVACLHKHQIPVSVVNPRLIRDFARAKNQLAKTDEIDARIIREYAEVMDPRLTPPLTEAQQKMREFTSRREQTSKMIIQEKNRLETIVDQDVIKMIEQSIAFHKEQLRQIEKELKALIDADEESRKRSKILQSVPGIASITATLLISDLPELGSLNRKQISRLVGVAPTNRDSGTMRGRRTIGGGRVRIRNGLYMPTVVALRHNPIISAFYKRLVKNGKPKMVALVAAMRKLLIILNTMVKEGKQWEANVRNS